The following are from one region of the Coccinella septempunctata chromosome 7, icCocSept1.1, whole genome shotgun sequence genome:
- the LOC123318037 gene encoding ankyrin repeat and zinc finger domain-containing protein 1-like isoform X3 — METTNVFEEKFKEILSSELKNVLLENSEEELENPFEKLWESQTTHNMSCSYCQMDFPDVGAQREHFKLDWHRFNLKQHLSGKNAISEHEFNERNGNDDISSISGSESEKEDSLDTFATAQGKMFLQNKNGQIFSIYKCLIFNKKDDVNENIALSKLRSCCIQNQQWTVLMLGGGHFAGAVFKGSKPIVHKTFHCYTVRQGQGGSQSSKDNKSGGSHPKSAGASLRRYNEQALIQHIQDIVEQWKTEIGESSVIFYRAPGPYNRSVLFGGPKPILDRSDNRLRTIPFSTRRATFAEVQRVHQLLITTNLYGNLDMAVKQLDKHRLLNRESKRNRIRGSHINRAKSREKTERPLPTKHSSETNSLADSIPDDDEEDIEELPLNTEDIEISFEHLEVFVDSEKSAFKPGKKRKPKKSKVKILQEKEDERKSELINILCTGNLIRLKELLENVGNGIDNELNIVNDLKNEFLNEVLDEDGNSLMHIAAMNEHVDLVRFLLENNSDPCLKNKKHQTPYSSSSSTEVREAMKDFAKENPEKYNYNKAQIPLNSLTREEMAEKKKQQRKIKREKEKLKKEENKIKKMEETEKECFLKLSDREKRALAAERRILGQNGKVISRCFVCAADMAGKVPFEYMNNRFCSMDCLKSHRLKNSLI; from the exons ATGGAGACTACAAatgtttttgaagaaaaattcaaggaaaTTTTAAGTTCCGAATTAAAGAATGTTCTTCTCGAGAATTCTGAAGAAG AACTTGAAAATCCTTTCGAAAAACTATGGGAGAGCCAAACTACACACAATATGAGCTGTTCTTACTGTCAAATGGATTTTCCAGATGTTGGTGCCCAAAGAGAGCATTTCAAGCTCGATTGGCATCGTTTCAACTTAAAACAGCATTTGTCAGGTAAAAATGCTATCAGTGAACATGaattcaatgaaagaaatggaaACG ATGATATATCCAGCATTTCTGGTTCTGAATCTGAAAAAGAGGATTCTTTGGATACTTTTGCTACAGCTCAAGGGAAAATGTTCCTGCAGAATAAGAATGGACAGATATTTTCCATATATAAATGtctgattttcaataaaaag gatGACGTCAATGAAAATATTGCCTTGTCTAAACTAAGAAGCTGTTGTATACAGAACCAGCAATGGACTGTACTAATGTTAGGAGGTGGTCACTTTGCTGGTGCTGTGTTCAAAGGTAGCAAACCTATTGTACATAAAACATTCCACTGTTACACAGTTAGACAAGGACAAGGGGGTTCACAGTCCTCGAAAGACAACAAGTCTGGGGGTTCACATCCAAAAAGCGCCGGTGCATCTTTGAGAAGATACAACGAACAAGCCTTGATCCAA cATATACAAGATATCGTAGAGCAGTGGAAAACTGAGATTGGAGAGAGCAGTGTGATATTCTATAGGGCCCCAGGTCCTTACAATCGATCCGTATTATTTGGTGGCCCCAAACCCATTCTGGATAGATCAGATAATAGGCTTCGAACTATACCGTTTTCCACCCGAAGAGCAACTTTTGCAGAAGTGCAGAGAGTACACCAATTACTTATTACGACCAATCTGTATG GTAATTTGGATATGGCAGTGAAACAACTCGATAAACATAGGCTCCTGAACCGGGAATCGAAAAGAAATCGTATCCGGGGCTCCCACATCAACAGAGCCAAATCCAGGGAAAAAACGGAAAGACCGCTTCCTACTAAACATAGTTCAGAAACAAATAGTTTAGCTGATTCCATTCCGGATGATGATGAGGAGGATATTGAAGAATTACCTCTGAATACAGAGGATATTGAAATCTCTTTCGAACATCTGGAAGTTTTTGTAGATAGTGAAAAATCGGCGTTCAAACctggaaaaaaaagaaaaccaaAAAAGAGTAAAGTAAAAATCTTACAGGAGAAAGAAGACGAGAGAAAATCGGAGTTGATAAATATCTTATGTACTGGTAACCTAATCAGATTGAAGGAACTACTAGAAAATGTAGGAAATGGCATTGACAATGAATTGAATATTGTTAATGATTTAaagaatgaatttttaaatgaaGTGTTAGACGAAGACGGTAATTCTTTGATGCATATTGCTGCCATGAATGAACATGTAGATTTGGTTAGGTTTTTATTGGAAAACAACTCTGATCCTTGCCTCAAGAATAAGAAACATCAAACGCCTTACAGCAGTTCCTCTAGTACAGAGGTTCGTGAGGCTATGAAAGATTTCGCTAAGGAAAATccggaaaaatataattataacaaG GCACAAATTCCTCTTAACAGTCTTACTCGAGAagaaatggcagaaaaaaaGAAACAACAAAGGAAAATAAAGAGAGAgaaggaaaaattgaagaaggaGGAGAACAAGATCAAGAAAATGGAGGAAACAGAGAAAGAGTGTTTTCTGAAACTCAGTGATAGAGAAAAG AGAGCTTTAGCTGCAGAAAGACGAATTTTAGGGCAAAATGGTAAAGTTATATCTCGGTGCTTTGTATGTGCTGCAGATATGGCAGGGAAAGTGCCATTTGAATACATGAATAACAGATTTTGCAGTATGGATTGTCTGAAATCTCATAGGTTgaaaaattcacttatctag
- the LOC123318038 gene encoding bifunctional coenzyme A synthase has protein sequence MAFNTGLLVLTNFKQVGSVLSSVQQQVSRILYIQFLNALSENTSNIQNNLVPSLSKYSREIHGIYSQAARHCKTLDVRVLLSGLKYDKSVIKTQSPIDVVIFDKRFNETEVVSFLNKRVSTLTRNYKILTLDNVPEHNLGMNVEGLTENVENKIFKHGVIGGTFDRMHSAHKLLLSELALRSDSKMTIGITDDEMIKGKILSELIENLHTRVDNVRSFMTDICPEVPCDIVPISDPFGPSIVDPTMDMLVVSRETLRGGQKVNEVRASRNLSQLYVHPVELLEEPESGPEEEKKISSSTMRMRLLGTLLKPVVINTRIPARPYVIGLTGGIASGKSGVSGWLKELGALIIDADKIGHGIYAKGKPCHKLLVDKFGDRILADDGEIDRKKLGAIVFRDRNELEKLNSTVWPEMLKDILEKVKNATEDVIVIDAAILLQADWQNHCHEVWTTVIPKDEAVKRLIERNNLNEEQALLRIQAQPLNSSYVEAANVVFCTLWSTEYTRQQVHRAWKLLQDRMEVPQNKNEACS, from the exons ATGGCTTTCAATACGGGATTATTGGTTTTAACAAATTTCAAACAAGTAGGCTCTGTTTTATCCTCTGTTCAGCAACAGGTGTCTAGGATCTTGTATATACAATTTTTGAATGCATTATCTGAAAATACAAGCAATATCCAAAATAATTTGGTCCCGTCCTTATCCAAATATAGTCGAGAGATTCATGGGATTTACTCTCAG gCAGCCAGACACTGTAAAACTTTAGATGTTAGAGTCCTTCTCTCTGGTCTCAAATATGATAAATCTGTAATTAAAACACAGTCCCCAATAGATGTTGTCATATTTGATAAAAGGTTCAATGAGACTGAAGTCGTTAGTTTCCTGAATAAGAGGGTCAGTACATTAACTAGAAATTACAAAATTTTAACTTTGGACAATGTACCCGAACATAACCTAGGAATGAACGTTGAAGGGCTAACGGAGAATGTagagaataaaatattcaaacatGGGGTCATTGGAGGTACTTTTGATAGGATGCATTCCGCTCACAAGTTATTATTGAGCGAATTGGCTTTGAGATCAGACTCTAAGATGACAATAGGCATTACGGATGATGAAATGATCAAAG GAAAAATTCTCAGTGAACTCATTGAAAACCTCCATACAAGAGTGGATAATGTGAGAAGTTTCATGACCGACATATGTCCAGAAGTTCCCTGTGATATTGTTCCTATTTCTGATCCATTCGGGCCTTCCATTGTTGATCCCACAATGGATATGTTGGTTGTTAGTCGGGAAACTCTTAGGGGTGGTCAGAAAGTCAATGAAG TTCGTGCATCGAGAAACCTATCTCAGCTCTATGTTCACCCTGTCGAGTTGTTAGAAGAACCCGAAAGTGGTCCtgaggaagaaaaaaaaattagttccaGTACTATGAGGATGAGGTTATTAGGAACGCTCTTGAAACCTGTGGTAATCAACACTAGAATTCCAGCGAGGCCCTATGTTATCGGATTAACAG GAGGGATTGCTAGTGGAAAATCTGGAGTTTCTGGTTGGTTGAAAGAGCTGGGGGCTCTGATTATAGACGCAGACAAAATTGGACATGGGATTTATGCGAAAGGCAAACCTTGTCATAAGCTGTTGGTTGATAAATTTGGGGATAGAATTTTAGCGGATGATGGAGAGATTGATAGGAAAAAATTGGGGGCTATCGTGTTCAGAGATAGA AATGAACTTGAGAAACTGAACAGCACAGTTTGGCCAGAGATGTTGAAGGACATTCTAGAAAAAGTGAAGAATGCGACCGAAGATGTAATTGTGATTGATGCAGCCATTTTGCTACAGGCCGATTGGCAAAATCACTGTCATGAG GTTTGGACAACTGTCATACCCAAAGATGAAGCTGTCAAACGTCTCATTGAACGGAATAACCTCAACGAGGAACAGGCCTTGCTGAGAATTCAAGCACAACCCTTGAATTCGTCATACGTAGAGGCTGCAAATGTCGTGTTTTGTACATTATGGAGCACGGAATACACAAGGCAGCAAGTTCATCGAGCATGGAAATTATTGCAGGATCGAATGGAGGTTCCACAAAACAAAAATGAGGCTTGCTCGTAA
- the LOC123318037 gene encoding ankyrin repeat and zinc finger domain-containing protein 1-like isoform X2 → METTNVFEEKFKEILSSELKNVLLENSEEEQLENPFEKLWESQTTHNMSCSYCQMDFPDVGAQREHFKLDWHRFNLKQHLSGKNAISEHEFNERNGNDDISSISGSESEKEDSLDTFATAQGKMFLQNKNGQIFSIYKCLIFNKKDDVNENIALSKLRSCCIQNQQWTVLMLGGGHFAGAVFKGSKPIVHKTFHCYTVRQGQGGSQSSKDNKSGGSHPKSAGASLRRYNEQALIQHIQDIVEQWKTEIGESSVIFYRAPGPYNRSVLFGGPKPILDRSDNRLRTIPFSTRRATFAEVQRVHQLLITTNLYGNLDMAVKQLDKHRLLNRESKRNRIRGSHINRAKSREKTERPLPTKHSSETNSLADSIPDDDEEDIEELPLNTEDIEISFEHLEVFVDSEKSAFKPGKKRKPKKSKVKILQEKEDERKSELINILCTGNLIRLKELLENVGNGIDNELNIVNDLKNEFLNEVLDEDGNSLMHIAAMNEHVDLVRFLLENNSDPCLKNKKHQTPYSSSSSTEVREAMKDFAKENPEKYNYNKAQIPLNSLTREEMAEKKKQQRKIKREKEKLKKEENKIKKMEETEKECFLKLSDREKRALAAERRILGQNGKVISRCFVCAADMAGKVPFEYMNNRFCSMDCLKSHRLKNSLI, encoded by the exons ATGGAGACTACAAatgtttttgaagaaaaattcaaggaaaTTTTAAGTTCCGAATTAAAGAATGTTCTTCTCGAGAATTCTGAAGAAG AACAACTTGAAAATCCTTTCGAAAAACTATGGGAGAGCCAAACTACACACAATATGAGCTGTTCTTACTGTCAAATGGATTTTCCAGATGTTGGTGCCCAAAGAGAGCATTTCAAGCTCGATTGGCATCGTTTCAACTTAAAACAGCATTTGTCAGGTAAAAATGCTATCAGTGAACATGaattcaatgaaagaaatggaaACG ATGATATATCCAGCATTTCTGGTTCTGAATCTGAAAAAGAGGATTCTTTGGATACTTTTGCTACAGCTCAAGGGAAAATGTTCCTGCAGAATAAGAATGGACAGATATTTTCCATATATAAATGtctgattttcaataaaaag gatGACGTCAATGAAAATATTGCCTTGTCTAAACTAAGAAGCTGTTGTATACAGAACCAGCAATGGACTGTACTAATGTTAGGAGGTGGTCACTTTGCTGGTGCTGTGTTCAAAGGTAGCAAACCTATTGTACATAAAACATTCCACTGTTACACAGTTAGACAAGGACAAGGGGGTTCACAGTCCTCGAAAGACAACAAGTCTGGGGGTTCACATCCAAAAAGCGCCGGTGCATCTTTGAGAAGATACAACGAACAAGCCTTGATCCAA cATATACAAGATATCGTAGAGCAGTGGAAAACTGAGATTGGAGAGAGCAGTGTGATATTCTATAGGGCCCCAGGTCCTTACAATCGATCCGTATTATTTGGTGGCCCCAAACCCATTCTGGATAGATCAGATAATAGGCTTCGAACTATACCGTTTTCCACCCGAAGAGCAACTTTTGCAGAAGTGCAGAGAGTACACCAATTACTTATTACGACCAATCTGTATG GTAATTTGGATATGGCAGTGAAACAACTCGATAAACATAGGCTCCTGAACCGGGAATCGAAAAGAAATCGTATCCGGGGCTCCCACATCAACAGAGCCAAATCCAGGGAAAAAACGGAAAGACCGCTTCCTACTAAACATAGTTCAGAAACAAATAGTTTAGCTGATTCCATTCCGGATGATGATGAGGAGGATATTGAAGAATTACCTCTGAATACAGAGGATATTGAAATCTCTTTCGAACATCTGGAAGTTTTTGTAGATAGTGAAAAATCGGCGTTCAAACctggaaaaaaaagaaaaccaaAAAAGAGTAAAGTAAAAATCTTACAGGAGAAAGAAGACGAGAGAAAATCGGAGTTGATAAATATCTTATGTACTGGTAACCTAATCAGATTGAAGGAACTACTAGAAAATGTAGGAAATGGCATTGACAATGAATTGAATATTGTTAATGATTTAaagaatgaatttttaaatgaaGTGTTAGACGAAGACGGTAATTCTTTGATGCATATTGCTGCCATGAATGAACATGTAGATTTGGTTAGGTTTTTATTGGAAAACAACTCTGATCCTTGCCTCAAGAATAAGAAACATCAAACGCCTTACAGCAGTTCCTCTAGTACAGAGGTTCGTGAGGCTATGAAAGATTTCGCTAAGGAAAATccggaaaaatataattataacaaG GCACAAATTCCTCTTAACAGTCTTACTCGAGAagaaatggcagaaaaaaaGAAACAACAAAGGAAAATAAAGAGAGAgaaggaaaaattgaagaaggaGGAGAACAAGATCAAGAAAATGGAGGAAACAGAGAAAGAGTGTTTTCTGAAACTCAGTGATAGAGAAAAG AGAGCTTTAGCTGCAGAAAGACGAATTTTAGGGCAAAATGGTAAAGTTATATCTCGGTGCTTTGTATGTGCTGCAGATATGGCAGGGAAAGTGCCATTTGAATACATGAATAACAGATTTTGCAGTATGGATTGTCTGAAATCTCATAGGTTgaaaaattcacttatctag
- the LOC123318036 gene encoding unconventional myosin ID has product MSTTQQPVGVGDFVLLDKIDLENFMNNLELRFKNGKIYTYIGEVCVSVNPYRTMNIYDNAHVNQYKGRELFENPPHIFAIADASHKVMKQQGRDTCIVISGESGSGKTEASKIIMKYIAAVTNQGGLKDIERVKNILIQSNSILEAFGNAKTNRNDNSSRFGKYMDIHFDFKGDPIGGHINKYLLEKCRVIYQQNGERNFHCFYQLLSGCSDETLKKLNLSRNPTDYFYVKQGNATRVSTINDKSDFKDVTHSMNTLDFNKQEQDSIWRVVAAILHLGNVEFTKSDDKLSVKDNRSVEYVATLLQVERRELERALCERVIAARGDIMRKEHTESEANYGRDALAKAVYDRLFSWIVERINSAISVDDSNYQYKYKSSLIGVLDIYGFEIFDNNSFEQFCINYCNEKLQQLFIELVLKQEQEEYNREGIEWQNIDYFNNQIICDLVEAQHTGILSIMDDACKMTAERVTDELLLENMDKKLKGHQHYCSRQLKPAFKQLRHKIDFRITHYAGEVTYCINGFLDKNKDTLFQDFKRLLYSSKDPNLRSMWPEGSQHISETTKRPATAGTLFKNSMQELVKNLLSKEPHYVRCIKPNEMKSPSAFDEERVKHQVSYLGLVENVRVRRAGFAYRQRYDRFLKRYKMISQFTWPNFRAGLEKDGIKIIMDERGFSKDVKYGKTKIFIRSPRTIFALESARNELIPGIATLIQKTWRGYRARQHYKKMRAALVMIKAYRLKKTRCYVNALQKKLGHVKTAKDYGKSIIWPAPPLTMRESTKILRAMFNRWRAYMVLKKIPQVQWPEMKLKIMAASALLHKRSNWGVSRKWEGNYLSKHAENINYTPFNDAVNNLKNSQHFSSVLFSSFVTKFNKFNKVAERVLLITDMYIFKLDNLKFRNMKEGVAIKELTGITVSPGNDQLIVLHCPGGNDLLVSLHCDSQDDRIGELLGIILSRYVQLTNNELPVNVSKTISCSLGGKKKVINIQGSSEVTAPTFRKGSSNTILYMLPSNYAIVENGNGNNYIKC; this is encoded by the exons ATGTCTACTACTCAACAGCCTGTAGGTGTTGGCGATTTCGTCCTTTTGGACAAAATCGACTTGGAGAATTTTATGAATAACTTGGAACTCAG GTTCAAAAATGGTAAAATCTACACGTACATAGGGGAGGTGTGTGTTTCAGTCAATCCCTACAGAACTATGAACATTTACGACAATGCTCACGTAAATCAATATAAAG GAAGGGAATTGTTCGAAAATCCTCCACACATATTCGCGATAGCTGATGCTTCGCACAAAGTGATGAAACAACAGGGTAGGGACACTTGCATAGTCATAAGCGGAGAATCCGGATCTGGAAAAACGGAAGCCTCgaaaattataatgaaatacATCGCTGCTGTGACGAATCAAG GTGGACTGAAGGATATCGAACGTGTGAAGAACATCCTGATCCAATCGAACTCGATATTGGAGGCGTTCGGGAACGCCAAGACGAACAGGAACGATAATTCGTCCAGATTCGGAAAGTACATGGACATCCATTTCGATTTCAAGGGGGACCCTATTGGCGGTCACATCAATAAGTATCTGTTGGAAAAATGCCGCGTCATTTATCAGCAGAATGGCGAGAGGAATTTCCACTGCTTCTATCAG CTTCTTTCCGGATGCAGCGACGAAACCTTGAAGAAACTGAACCTATCCAGAAACCCCACCGATTACTTCTACGTCAAACAAGGTAACGCCACCAGGGTGAGCACCATAAACGACAAGAGCGATTTCAAAGACGTCACCCACTCCATGAACACGCTGGATTTCAACAAGCAAGAACAG GATTCAATATGGCGGGTGGTGGCGGCCATCTTGCACCTGGGCAACGTGGAGTTCACGAAAAGCGACGACAAGCTGTCGGTGAAGGACAACAGATCGGTGGAGTACGTCGCCACGCTGCTGCAGGTGGAGAGAAGGGAGTTGGAGAGGGCGCTGTGCGAGAGGGTCATAGCGGCCAGGGGTGACATCATGAGGAAGGAGCACACGGAGAGCGAGGCGAACTACGGCAGGGACGCGCTCGCCAAGGCCGTCTACGACAGGCTCTTCAGTTGGATCGTGGAAAGGATCAATTCGGCCATATCCGTGGACGACAGTAACTACCAGTACAAGTACAAGAGCTCGCTGATTGGGGTGTTGGACATATACggtttcgaaattttcgataacaACAGTTTCGAGCAGTTTTGCATCAATTACTGTAACGAGAAGCTGCAGCAGCTGTTCATTG AATTGGTATTGAAACAAGAGCAGGAAGAATACAATAGGGAAGGTATAGAATGGCAGAATATAGATTATTTCAACAACCAAATCATCTGCGACTTGGTGGAAGCCCAACATACAG GTATCTTATCCATCATGGACGACGCCTGCAAAATGACCGCTGAAAGGGTAACCGATGAACTACTCCTGGAAAATATGGATAAAAAACTGAAGGGGCACCAACATTACTGCTCTAGACAGTTGAAACCCGCGTTTAAACAGCTGAGGCACAAG ATCGACTTCAGGATCACCCATTACGCCGGCGAGGTGACTTATTGCATCAACGGTTTCCTCGACAAGAACAAGGACACCCTATTCCAGGACTTCAAGAGGTTGCTGTACAGTTCCAAGGATCCGAACTTGAGGAGCATGTGGCCGGAAGGATCCCAGCACATTTCGGAG ACGACGAAAAGGCCGGCGACCGCGGGTACCTTATTCAAGAATTCTATGCAAGAACTGGTCAAGAATCTGTTGAGCAAGGAACCGCACTACGTTCGATGCATCAAACCCAACGAGATGAAATCGCCATCGGCATTCGACGAGGAAAGGGTGAAGCACCAGGTCAGCTACTTGGGTTTGGTGGAGAACGTTAGGGTTAGGAGGGCGGGTTTCGCCTATAGGCAGCGATACGACAGATTCTTGAAGAG GTATAAAATGATATCCCAATTCACCTGGCCTAACTTCCGCGCCGGCCTAGAGAAGGACGGAATCAAGATAATAATGGACGAGAGAGGTTTCAGCAAGGACGTGAAGTACGGAAAGACCAAGATTTTCATCAGATCGCCCAGGACCATCTTCGCTCTGGAGAGCGCTAGGAACGAACTCATCCCGGGCATCGCAACCCTCATCCAGAAGACTTGGAGGG GTTACCGCGCCAGACAGCACTACAAGAAGATGAGGGCCGCCTTGGTCATGATCAAGGCCTACCGACTGAAGAAGACGCGCTGCTACGTGAACGCGCTACAGAAGAAACTTGGCCACGTCAAAACGGCCAAGGACTACGGGAAGAGCATAATATGGCCGGCGCCGCCGCTGACCATGCGCGAATCCACGAAGATCCTTCGGGCGATGTTCAACAGATGGCGCGCGTACATGGTACTGAAGAAGATACCACAGGTGCAGTGGCCGGAGATGAAGCTGAAGATCATGGCGGCCAGCGCCCTGTTGCACAAGAGGTCGAACTGGGGCGTCTCCAGGAAATGGGAGGGTAACTACCTCAGCAAGCACGCGGAAAATATCAATTACACGCCCTTCAACGACGCCGTCAACAATCTGAAGAACAGCCAGCACTTCAGCTCGGTGCTGTTCTCGTCGTTCGTCACGAAATTCAATAAGTTCAACAAG GTGGCTGAAAGGGTGTTACTCATAACCGACATGTACATTTTCAAGTTGGACAACTTGAAGTTTAGAAACATGAAGGAGGGTGTGGCGATAAAAGAACTAACGGGCATAACCGTCAGTCCCGGCAACGATCAGCTGATTGTTCTTCATTGTCCTGGCGGCAATGATCTCCTGGTTTCGCTGCATTGCGATTCCCAAGACGACAGGATCGGCGAGCTTCTGGGTATAATCTTGAGCAGATACGTACA ATTAACCAATAACGAACTACCAGTTAACGTAAGCAAAACTATATCTTGCTCCTTGGGTGGCAAGAAAAAGGTGATAAATATTCAAGGGAGTTCGGAAGTTACTGCACCCACCTTCAGGAAAGGGTCGAGCAACACCATACTTTACATGCTTCCATCGAACTATGCCATAGTGGAAAATGGTaacggaaataattatataAAATGCTGA
- the LOC123318037 gene encoding ankyrin repeat and zinc finger domain-containing protein 1-like isoform X1 has product METTNVFEEKFKEILSSELKNVLLENSEEVFISEQLENPFEKLWESQTTHNMSCSYCQMDFPDVGAQREHFKLDWHRFNLKQHLSGKNAISEHEFNERNGNDDISSISGSESEKEDSLDTFATAQGKMFLQNKNGQIFSIYKCLIFNKKDDVNENIALSKLRSCCIQNQQWTVLMLGGGHFAGAVFKGSKPIVHKTFHCYTVRQGQGGSQSSKDNKSGGSHPKSAGASLRRYNEQALIQHIQDIVEQWKTEIGESSVIFYRAPGPYNRSVLFGGPKPILDRSDNRLRTIPFSTRRATFAEVQRVHQLLITTNLYGNLDMAVKQLDKHRLLNRESKRNRIRGSHINRAKSREKTERPLPTKHSSETNSLADSIPDDDEEDIEELPLNTEDIEISFEHLEVFVDSEKSAFKPGKKRKPKKSKVKILQEKEDERKSELINILCTGNLIRLKELLENVGNGIDNELNIVNDLKNEFLNEVLDEDGNSLMHIAAMNEHVDLVRFLLENNSDPCLKNKKHQTPYSSSSSTEVREAMKDFAKENPEKYNYNKAQIPLNSLTREEMAEKKKQQRKIKREKEKLKKEENKIKKMEETEKECFLKLSDREKRALAAERRILGQNGKVISRCFVCAADMAGKVPFEYMNNRFCSMDCLKSHRLKNSLI; this is encoded by the exons ATGGAGACTACAAatgtttttgaagaaaaattcaaggaaaTTTTAAGTTCCGAATTAAAGAATGTTCTTCTCGAGAATTCTGAAGAAG TTTTTATTTCAGAACAACTTGAAAATCCTTTCGAAAAACTATGGGAGAGCCAAACTACACACAATATGAGCTGTTCTTACTGTCAAATGGATTTTCCAGATGTTGGTGCCCAAAGAGAGCATTTCAAGCTCGATTGGCATCGTTTCAACTTAAAACAGCATTTGTCAGGTAAAAATGCTATCAGTGAACATGaattcaatgaaagaaatggaaACG ATGATATATCCAGCATTTCTGGTTCTGAATCTGAAAAAGAGGATTCTTTGGATACTTTTGCTACAGCTCAAGGGAAAATGTTCCTGCAGAATAAGAATGGACAGATATTTTCCATATATAAATGtctgattttcaataaaaag gatGACGTCAATGAAAATATTGCCTTGTCTAAACTAAGAAGCTGTTGTATACAGAACCAGCAATGGACTGTACTAATGTTAGGAGGTGGTCACTTTGCTGGTGCTGTGTTCAAAGGTAGCAAACCTATTGTACATAAAACATTCCACTGTTACACAGTTAGACAAGGACAAGGGGGTTCACAGTCCTCGAAAGACAACAAGTCTGGGGGTTCACATCCAAAAAGCGCCGGTGCATCTTTGAGAAGATACAACGAACAAGCCTTGATCCAA cATATACAAGATATCGTAGAGCAGTGGAAAACTGAGATTGGAGAGAGCAGTGTGATATTCTATAGGGCCCCAGGTCCTTACAATCGATCCGTATTATTTGGTGGCCCCAAACCCATTCTGGATAGATCAGATAATAGGCTTCGAACTATACCGTTTTCCACCCGAAGAGCAACTTTTGCAGAAGTGCAGAGAGTACACCAATTACTTATTACGACCAATCTGTATG GTAATTTGGATATGGCAGTGAAACAACTCGATAAACATAGGCTCCTGAACCGGGAATCGAAAAGAAATCGTATCCGGGGCTCCCACATCAACAGAGCCAAATCCAGGGAAAAAACGGAAAGACCGCTTCCTACTAAACATAGTTCAGAAACAAATAGTTTAGCTGATTCCATTCCGGATGATGATGAGGAGGATATTGAAGAATTACCTCTGAATACAGAGGATATTGAAATCTCTTTCGAACATCTGGAAGTTTTTGTAGATAGTGAAAAATCGGCGTTCAAACctggaaaaaaaagaaaaccaaAAAAGAGTAAAGTAAAAATCTTACAGGAGAAAGAAGACGAGAGAAAATCGGAGTTGATAAATATCTTATGTACTGGTAACCTAATCAGATTGAAGGAACTACTAGAAAATGTAGGAAATGGCATTGACAATGAATTGAATATTGTTAATGATTTAaagaatgaatttttaaatgaaGTGTTAGACGAAGACGGTAATTCTTTGATGCATATTGCTGCCATGAATGAACATGTAGATTTGGTTAGGTTTTTATTGGAAAACAACTCTGATCCTTGCCTCAAGAATAAGAAACATCAAACGCCTTACAGCAGTTCCTCTAGTACAGAGGTTCGTGAGGCTATGAAAGATTTCGCTAAGGAAAATccggaaaaatataattataacaaG GCACAAATTCCTCTTAACAGTCTTACTCGAGAagaaatggcagaaaaaaaGAAACAACAAAGGAAAATAAAGAGAGAgaaggaaaaattgaagaaggaGGAGAACAAGATCAAGAAAATGGAGGAAACAGAGAAAGAGTGTTTTCTGAAACTCAGTGATAGAGAAAAG AGAGCTTTAGCTGCAGAAAGACGAATTTTAGGGCAAAATGGTAAAGTTATATCTCGGTGCTTTGTATGTGCTGCAGATATGGCAGGGAAAGTGCCATTTGAATACATGAATAACAGATTTTGCAGTATGGATTGTCTGAAATCTCATAGGTTgaaaaattcacttatctag